A window of the Arenibacter algicola genome harbors these coding sequences:
- a CDS encoding sulfatase-like hydrolase/transferase has product MGETFLQKSSNFVFVFCWLFTASLFLGCADERKKSETSPEENPTPNIILLMADDQGWGDMAYNGHPHLKTPNLDAMAANGAVFERFYSASAVCSPTRGSVMTGRHPLRYGICHANCGHIKPEEITLGEMVKDLDYTTGHFGKWHLGTLTRDIVEANRGGREKFDGDYAPPWDHGFDVSFVTESKVPTWDPMVTPPQSSGDVNGNLIEGEPFNTSYWTGPGKIAKENLEGDDSRVIMDRAIPFIENAVKNDKPFLSIIWFHTPHLPVLAGDDDRAPYADLSEDQQHYYGVLTALDKQVGRLRDKLRELGIAENTVLFYTSDNGPEGKSVTGRTQGLTKGLTGRKRSLNEGGIRVPGIMEWEGKIGPGTKVNIPCFTSDYFPTIANILGVDLKKSNRPYDGVDMLPIVNGEVMRRTEPLAFDFQGQAALIDNEYKIYSDDGGQHFALYNIRNDMSESNNLVNEQPEKLNEMVAYWNQWKESQLMSASGKDY; this is encoded by the coding sequence TTGGGAGAAACATTCTTACAGAAATCGAGCAACTTTGTATTTGTTTTTTGTTGGCTATTCACAGCTAGCTTGTTTTTGGGTTGCGCAGATGAGCGGAAAAAAAGTGAAACCAGTCCAGAAGAAAATCCTACCCCCAACATCATCCTGCTCATGGCCGATGACCAGGGCTGGGGAGATATGGCGTATAACGGCCATCCCCACCTAAAAACGCCTAATTTGGATGCCATGGCCGCAAATGGGGCAGTTTTTGAACGTTTCTATTCGGCATCTGCGGTCTGTTCCCCTACACGTGGAAGCGTAATGACGGGCAGGCATCCACTACGTTATGGAATTTGCCATGCCAACTGCGGCCATATAAAACCTGAGGAAATCACCTTGGGGGAAATGGTCAAAGATCTGGACTATACCACTGGCCATTTTGGTAAATGGCATTTGGGCACCCTGACGCGCGATATTGTGGAGGCCAATAGGGGAGGAAGGGAAAAATTTGATGGGGACTATGCCCCGCCCTGGGATCATGGTTTCGATGTTAGTTTTGTAACGGAATCCAAAGTACCCACATGGGACCCTATGGTTACGCCTCCCCAATCATCAGGTGATGTAAATGGGAATTTAATAGAAGGGGAACCTTTCAATACCTCCTACTGGACCGGACCTGGTAAAATTGCCAAGGAAAATCTGGAAGGGGACGACTCTAGAGTGATCATGGACAGGGCCATCCCCTTTATAGAAAATGCCGTAAAAAACGATAAACCATTTTTAAGTATTATTTGGTTCCATACTCCCCATTTGCCCGTTTTGGCAGGGGATGATGACAGAGCTCCCTACGCTGACCTTTCAGAAGACCAACAGCATTATTATGGGGTTTTGACCGCCTTGGACAAACAAGTGGGGCGTTTGCGCGATAAGCTGCGGGAATTGGGAATTGCTGAAAATACGGTACTCTTCTATACCAGCGATAATGGTCCCGAGGGGAAATCTGTTACTGGTAGGACCCAAGGCCTTACCAAAGGACTCACGGGTAGGAAAAGAAGCTTGAATGAAGGCGGTATCAGGGTCCCAGGTATCATGGAATGGGAAGGAAAAATCGGCCCGGGAACAAAGGTGAATATCCCCTGCTTTACTTCCGATTATTTTCCGACGATCGCCAATATCTTGGGGGTGGACCTTAAGAAAAGTAATAGGCCCTATGATGGGGTGGATATGTTGCCCATTGTAAATGGCGAAGTAATGCGAAGAACGGAACCGTTGGCCTTCGATTTTCAGGGACAGGCAGCTCTAATAGATAATGAGTACAAGATTTATAGCGATGATGGCGGACAGCATTTTGCCCTTTATAATATTCGGAATGATATGAGCGAAAGTAATAACCTGGTAAATGAGCAGCCCGAAAAGTTGAACGAAATGGTTGCCTATTGGAATCAATGGAAGGAATCTCAGTTAATGAGTGCTTCTGGCAAGGATTATTGA
- a CDS encoding arylsulfatase translates to MIIKLDLFMFKDKIRPDGYLMRYFQVFVLALFVLPLTSNAQSTVKKKPNVIIVITDDQGMGDLGCYGNPYIKTPSIDEFYKESVRFTNFHVSTTCAPTRGAIMTGRHTNRINVFHTITGRSLLFEDEVILPQVLAQNGYTNGMFGKWHLGDNYPYRPEDRGFHEVVRHGGGGITQGPDYWGNDYFDDTYWHNGETQKYKGYCTDVFFSEAMDFIEENKDDPFFCYIATNAPHGPLNLPKKYLDMYKGIDGLQEQFQRFYGMITNIDDNFKLLQKKLDELKIADNTVLIFMTDNGTAGGNRVFDAGLRGSKGSEYEGGHRVPLFIRWPDGQLTGGKDIDKLVAAYDLLPTFVDVLGLDFNPVKPLDGTSLKPLLYGNAENWPNRTLYIDTQRLQNLVKYRKYSVMDDNWRFVNGTELYNMNDDLSQTKNVIEQYPEVVEKLAEGYERWWQSFMDEGVNERYAYIKVGSPQENPSRISSHDMLTGKFNGMWHQYGAASAVQATGRWKIEFVEDGEYKISLCRFPRESGLEINATFPAQEKIVELDRTMPASVKSDFEEAYLYVADIDQTAKIEKGIKEVSFTAKVSAGKYDMEAQLIDKDNRVHPAYYVYIEKL, encoded by the coding sequence ATGATAATTAAATTAGATCTATTTATGTTTAAAGACAAGATACGTCCAGACGGTTATTTGATGAGATATTTTCAGGTTTTTGTTTTAGCCTTATTTGTCCTTCCACTAACCTCAAACGCCCAAAGCACGGTAAAGAAAAAACCCAACGTCATCATTGTAATTACAGATGACCAAGGTATGGGCGACTTGGGTTGCTATGGAAACCCCTACATTAAGACGCCCAGCATCGATGAATTTTATAAAGAGTCGGTGCGATTTACCAATTTTCATGTGTCCACCACCTGCGCCCCTACCCGTGGCGCCATAATGACCGGTAGACATACCAATAGGATAAACGTATTCCACACAATAACCGGACGTTCCCTGCTTTTTGAGGACGAAGTTATTTTGCCACAAGTATTAGCTCAAAATGGATATACCAACGGTATGTTCGGAAAGTGGCATTTAGGGGATAATTATCCATACCGCCCTGAGGATCGAGGTTTTCATGAGGTTGTTAGGCATGGTGGGGGAGGTATCACCCAAGGCCCTGACTATTGGGGGAACGATTATTTTGACGATACGTATTGGCATAATGGGGAAACCCAAAAATACAAGGGATACTGTACCGATGTCTTCTTTTCCGAAGCTATGGACTTTATAGAAGAAAATAAGGATGACCCATTTTTCTGTTATATCGCCACTAACGCTCCCCATGGTCCTTTGAACCTGCCAAAGAAATATTTGGATATGTACAAGGGGATCGATGGCCTTCAGGAGCAATTTCAACGCTTCTATGGGATGATCACCAATATCGACGACAATTTTAAGTTGTTGCAAAAGAAATTGGACGAGTTGAAGATAGCGGACAATACCGTCTTGATCTTTATGACAGATAATGGTACCGCAGGAGGGAATAGGGTTTTCGATGCCGGTTTAAGGGGTTCAAAAGGTAGTGAATACGAAGGTGGCCATAGAGTGCCACTTTTCATCCGCTGGCCGGACGGACAACTTACTGGTGGAAAGGACATAGACAAATTGGTTGCGGCGTATGATTTGTTGCCTACTTTTGTTGACGTATTGGGACTGGATTTTAATCCGGTAAAACCCTTGGATGGCACAAGTTTAAAGCCATTGCTTTATGGTAACGCCGAAAATTGGCCCAATAGAACACTATATATAGATACACAAAGACTTCAAAACTTGGTAAAATACAGAAAATACTCTGTTATGGATGATAATTGGAGGTTTGTGAACGGTACGGAACTCTATAATATGAACGATGATCTCAGTCAGACTAAAAATGTAATAGAACAATATCCTGAGGTGGTGGAAAAACTGGCCGAAGGTTACGAGAGATGGTGGCAGTCCTTTATGGATGAGGGCGTTAACGAAAGATATGCCTATATAAAAGTGGGGTCGCCCCAAGAAAATCCAAGTCGTATTTCTTCTCATGATATGCTAACGGGAAAATTTAATGGTATGTGGCATCAATATGGTGCTGCAAGCGCAGTCCAGGCTACTGGAAGATGGAAAATTGAATTCGTGGAAGATGGGGAATATAAAATAAGCCTATGCCGATTTCCAAGGGAGAGTGGATTGGAAATTAATGCAACCTTCCCCGCACAGGAAAAAATCGTAGAGCTGGATAGGACTATGCCGGCCAGCGTAAAATCCGATTTTGAAGAGGCCTATCTGTATGTTGCGGACATAGATCAAACCGCTAAGATAGAAAAGGGGATAAAGGAAGTATCCTTTACGGCTAAAGTTTCAGCGGGGAAATATGATATGGAAGCCCAATTGATAGACAAGGACAATAGGGTGCATCCGGCCTATTATGTCTATATTGAGAAATTATAG
- a CDS encoding RagB/SusD family nutrient uptake outer membrane protein, whose translation MKNTIKTRIGLFTMAFSLFLTTGCSDFLEESDPTNITAESYFETAEHAESAVISIYSSLRSVRGGSYGGSPWLMLEFATGLADSDLGQADNSNIIRNLTNTSDNAYGKAYWDSSYKGIANANLAIANIPDIAMDEAKKNRLMGEARFLRAYYYYNLVRIFGSVPLITDPIDLGSENLYASPESVENIYASIEEDLTLAEASGLPFNDTTGKVTLGAVKSLLSSVYLTMAGYPLQKGNEYYQKAADKAKEVIDSDQYSLFPTYADLHDPASNNIGENIFMVQYEAFVDPSNWQPLIIPYNMNISAYSEQTGAIYANQNFIQSYEAGDKRVEEKEFYYTTYTSKFDRNETIVLGGYFLYKHFDIVANLETASSDLNWDLIRYAEVLLIYAEAQNEISGPTIDTEEALNKIRRRAELPEYSGLSKEQFREAVWKEKWHELSYENVTWFDMVRLRKAFNVTTGSFEDFVGHTFAYGPTLTARELLFPIPTDELRNNENLVQNPGY comes from the coding sequence ATGAAAAATACTATAAAAACACGAATTGGTTTATTTACTATGGCCTTTTCACTATTCCTTACTACAGGATGTTCCGATTTTCTTGAAGAATCTGATCCTACCAATATTACGGCAGAAAGTTATTTTGAGACTGCCGAGCATGCCGAATCGGCCGTTATTTCCATATATTCCAGTTTAAGATCGGTTAGAGGAGGTAGTTATGGGGGTAGTCCATGGCTAATGTTGGAATTTGCAACAGGACTTGCCGATAGTGATTTGGGACAGGCCGACAATAGCAATATTATTAGAAATTTGACCAATACCTCTGATAATGCATATGGTAAAGCGTATTGGGATAGTAGCTATAAGGGAATTGCCAATGCCAATTTGGCCATTGCAAACATTCCTGATATTGCAATGGACGAAGCCAAGAAAAATAGACTTATGGGCGAGGCCAGATTTTTAAGGGCCTATTATTACTATAACCTGGTTAGAATTTTTGGTTCAGTGCCATTGATTACAGATCCTATTGATTTAGGTTCCGAAAATCTATATGCTTCTCCGGAATCTGTTGAGAATATCTATGCTTCAATTGAAGAAGATCTTACATTGGCAGAGGCTTCTGGATTACCATTTAATGATACTACTGGAAAAGTTACTTTGGGCGCCGTTAAATCGCTATTGTCAAGTGTATATCTCACCATGGCCGGCTATCCTTTACAAAAAGGAAATGAATATTATCAAAAGGCTGCAGATAAGGCCAAAGAGGTAATCGATTCCGATCAATATAGTTTATTTCCAACCTATGCAGACCTTCACGACCCGGCCAGTAACAATATAGGGGAGAATATTTTTATGGTGCAATATGAAGCTTTTGTGGACCCCTCAAATTGGCAACCATTAATAATCCCTTACAATATGAACATTTCAGCGTATTCTGAGCAGACTGGGGCTATTTATGCAAATCAGAATTTTATACAGTCCTATGAAGCTGGTGATAAAAGGGTTGAAGAGAAGGAATTTTACTATACTACCTATACCTCAAAATTTGATAGGAACGAAACCATTGTTTTAGGGGGGTATTTTTTATACAAACATTTTGATATAGTGGCCAATCTTGAAACGGCTAGTAGCGACCTTAATTGGGACTTAATTCGCTATGCGGAGGTACTTTTGATCTATGCCGAAGCCCAGAACGAGATTTCCGGACCTACCATTGATACTGAAGAAGCCTTGAACAAAATTAGAAGGAGAGCTGAACTTCCTGAATATTCAGGACTAAGCAAAGAGCAATTTAGGGAAGCAGTCTGGAAGGAGAAATGGCACGAATTAAGCTATGAAAATGTAACCTGGTTCGATATGGTCCGTCTAAGAAAGGCTTTTAACGTGACCACAGGAAGCTTTGAGGACTTTGTAGGACATACATTTGCGTATGGACCAACACTTACTGCAAGGGAATTATTGTTCCCCATACCTACGGATGAATTGAGAAACAATGAAAACCTTGTTCAGAACCCAGGATATTAA